CTCCTCCTGCCCACTGTTTACTAGAAAAAAAGATGCGATTAAAAAGATGGGAATCTCCCCGCCGAGAAGGGAGAAACGACAAAGGCAGAGGCGGCTCTGCAAGAAAAAGACAACTTAAAAAGCAAAGACAAATGCTGCGCCAAAAGCTCAAAGAAGCTAACCAGCAAGACAACAAAAAGAATAATCAAAATGGGGGAGATAAACCAATCTTCCCCATTTTTTTCGCTTTTCCTGCGTCAGTGGTCAGTTATAAGTTGTTTTGATTTAGTTCACTATGTTTATTTGGTAGCTTTCCTTTACAAAACTTAAGATAGTGACTATTGACAAAAACCTATTCTCTTGTTTCTGAATTTTATATTGGTTAACACCAATTCTCTCAAATCTAGTGAGCAAGACATAATCAAGTGTTTTGGTTAGCTTGACATCTTCCCACTGCTAATCAGGAGTACCTGATATAGCGGGGGATTCCAAAGATTGATTTAAAACTACTTAACTTTTCTCAAAGCAGATGTTGAGATATACCGAATCAAAAACTATTTTGCCTCTTGAGGCATCTTAGCATTTTAACCTTAGCTATAAACCTCAGAAAATAAACGGAAATCTAGGGAAATTCCTCAATTTTAATAGCAAAAACCACTGATTTTAAGTTGTTACAATTAAATTTATATTTGCAAGAACGACAATATTTAATTTGTAAATTAAAGTAAATTTATTTGCTGATAAGGGTTTTTATAATTAGAGGAAGTCAAGGTTAATTCGCCAAAAGTCATGACCAGTAATAATTGATTATCTTTGATATTTTACTTACGAAATAACTTTTAGTTAAGCTTTATTACATTTTCAACATACCGTAATTACGCGGTTGAATCTTAATATTTTCCTAAACATAATCGAATTGATCAGGAAACTGAATGAGAACAATAAGTTGCAGATAGTTGCACTATTTTGTAACGGTTGTTCACTATAGTTTATCTAGGAAAATATATGCCAAATTTACTGCGACAAGAACTGGGCGATTTTAGTAGTGTTGTTTGTTTTAAGGCAGCAATTGTAGGAATGGAAGAAGCTTTGGGAGAAAAAGCAACAGCCATTGCCTTAACCTCAGCCGGTCGTGCGCGAGGTAAAAAAATAGCTGAAGATTTAGGTTTGACGATAACGACAGATTCCTTAGAAGATATTGCCCATAAATTGGGTCAAGCTGTAGGTAAAGAAGGTACAAGATTATGCCTCATTGACAAAATTTCTATTGATGGCGAGACTGTGAAAGTTTACACCTCAGAAACAGTTTGTTCTGCGGGTGAAGCACCAAATTCAGAACGTAAATGTACCTTTACATTAGGTGCGGTGTGGGGTGCTTTGGAGTATGTCCTCGGAAAACGACTTAAGGGTGTACAAACCGAATCAGTTCTTCGTGGAGGATCTCACGACGTATTTGAGTTTACTCCTTTGTAGAAGATATTTGTCAGTCAATAGAATACGGCTTTTTAGTTGAGATTGTCTCAACACCAAATTTCAAAGTAATTAAACTAGATTGAAAGAGAATACTTAAATGGCAATTAATACAGAAAAAATTAGCAGTATTTTGCAAAACTTTGTTACTGCTACAACTGATGTTCAAGGAGCAGCGCTTGTCACACCTGATGGTCTACCTTTGGCGACAGTATTACCTGGTGGTATGGATGACGAACGGGTATCAGCAATGTCGGCTTCCATGCTTTCTTTAGGTGAGCGCATTGGTATTGAATTATCTAGAGGCAATATTAACCGTCTCTATGTTGAAGGTAATAAGGGTTATGGTATTTTGACTGGCTGCGGTCAAGATGCGGTTTTACTCGTCTTAGCTAGTGAGGCGGCTAAACAGGGGCTATTAATGCTAGAAATCAAGCGTATGCTGTCAGAATTGAAATTAGTTTTAGCATAATTAGCTGTTGAATAAAATTCAATACCAAAAGTAGTAATTTAAATTGTTGTGAAAGAAACTTTCTTCTACAACACAACTTTAAATTACTACTTAAAAACTATTAGATAAAATTAAAATTTTAATATCCATAGTCGGTTTTATTCTCTGAATAGCAAAAAATATGGAAAATATGCGCTTGATTGTAACGGGAACTGTAGGCGCTGGCAAATCCACTTTTATCCGTTCTATAAGTGAAATTGAAGTTGTAGACACGGATACCCGTGCAACTGACGAAACAGCATTACTTAAGACTAAAACTACTGTTGCGTTAGACTTTGGTAGGCTGCAATTTGGAGATGATATGGCACTGCACCTTTATGGGACACCCGGTCAATCTCGTTTTGATTTCATGTGGGACATTTTGATTCGCAAGGCTCATGCTTACATCTTATTGATAGCGGCGCATAGACCTGGAGAATTTCGTCAAGCACGTAAAATTCTCAGCTTTATGAAACAGCGAGTACAGATTCCTATGATTATTGGTATAACTCATACTGACTGTCCTGGAGCTTGGTCTGAAGAAGATGTGTTTATTGCCCTTGGCTATACAAATGAGAGTAGCCGACCTCCTATTATTAGGGTAAACGCAACGCAAAGAGAATCTGTAGCTGAGGCAGTGATTCTACTCGTACAGCAATTGATGCTAAATTGTGCATCTGAAATGTAGCTTGGAAATAAAGTATTTTGAAAATTAAGGATTAAATATTAATCCACTGTATTGTTTAATTTAGGTTAATTAAATGAAGATTATTTTTATTTATTAAATAGTGATTTAACATGAATTTGTTTACTTGTAAGGTAATCACTTATCAGCTTCAGTTTTGATCAAAAATAGAAGAATAAATATTTAAATAAATTCTCAGTTAAAACGATATCTCACTCAGTGTAACAGTTATACTAACTACAAGAAAGGGGAATTATGTCTATTACTGGTAGTTTTGAAGATTTTTCTTTACCTGAATTACTGCAATTTTTAGAACAAGGACAAAAGACAGGGTTACTTTACATCAAGTTTCATCTTGAAGAAGATAAAAATAGTGAAACACAAACTTATTACATCTGGCTACATCAAGGTCGTGTGGTGGCTGCTGCCGATCGCCTAGATAATAAAGGCTTGACTTTAATGATTGCTCAACGGGGGTGGATAAGCGAGCGCGTTATCTCTAGGGTGGTGCAAATTTCTCCTAATTCTCTAAACACACCGTTAGGGCTGTGCCTCAAGACTCAAGGATTGCTACAACCTGAACAATTGAAACAATTATTTAATAGCCAAATACTGCGCCAAATATGCCCCTTATTTGAAATCAAAAACGCTGTATTCAAATTTAATGCAACACTAACGTTACCTTCAGCAGAGATGACTGGACTGAGTATGAGTGGAACTGAAGTCATACTAATGGGTTTGCGATCGCTGCGAAACTGGAGTGCTTTAGCAGACAAACTACCAGATCCTACTTCCAGTTTGTCAAGCTTGATTGCTCAACAACCCCAGATAAAACTTGATGCTCAGGAATGGCAAGTGTGGGAATTTGTCAATGGTCATATTTCGCTAAAAAACATTGCCAATCACTTGAGAGTACCTGTAGAAACTGTGCAGCAAATTGCCTTTCGATTAATCGTGGTCGGTTTGATAGAGGAGCAATTTATACTTGAGACTTCCTCTACATTCACCGTGGAAAAATCTAGTCTGCCAGAAAAAGTAGCAAATATAGTGCCAGAGTTTTCGCAAAAGCCAACTGTTACTCAATCGTTTCTCAAAAACTTAATGGGTTTTTTACGAAGTAAGTAAGTCAAAAAAATTCAGGACTTACGCACCAAGATTGTCTGTTAAGAATAGGTGTAGGGGGCTAAGGATTTTAAACACCTACACCTTCATGCCTAAGTTCTAATATTGGCTAAGATTCTCTCCCCGTTGCCCAAGTATCGCGCCATTTAACTGTGCCTTCTTTCGCCACTACCCAACGACGAGTCATCACATTTTCCCGCAGAGGAGATTGTCCTTCACGCCATAGGGCATATTTATAGCTAATCAGTTTACCTGCGCTTTCATTGAAAGGAATCTCACCAAACCAAGTATTAGAGTTGATGTACTCCAAGGGATAAGCTTTGCTGATATCCCAGTTACCCAACTCTGGACAGTTACCAACAACAACGATGGTTTCACCCGGTTGAGTATGTACGCCATTGAGTTGGGCGCGGACGATGGTTTGTGCTTTTACCCGTTCGCCTACATGGCTGATAATAACTGCTCCCCGTTCTGGCAGTTCTAAATTGTAAATCTTACCGTCTACGACCTCAAACTTATTGCGAGTGAGTACACAGGTATGTTCGCCATCTGGTAAGTCTGTTTGTACTTCTGGGATAGTAACATCTTCACCCCGGTTGAGGGCGACAAAGCACACAGAGGAACGATAACGCCGGACGTAACAGTAAACATCAGGTGTGAGGTATTTTTGCCACTGGCTACCCATAGAGACAGCCGGGTTTAAGCGTCGCACACCAGATAGTAATCTGATAGAGCGGTAAACCTCACTATCTTTATCCCAATTTTCCATCATGGGACGGTTGTAGGGGTCGTTACCGCCGTCAGTATCGTTGTGCAGATATTGTTCTGTGCCGTAATAGATACAGGGGATACCGCGTGATGTCATAATGAGGGCGATCGCTACCTTCAACATCTCAGGATCAGGGTTGAGCGATTGGAAGCGGGGCATATCATGGTTATCGATGAAGGTAATTAACTCTGTAGCCCCACTGTATCGATTATCTTGATCAAATATTTCTTGGATGAGATGGAATCCTCCTTCTGCACCTTGGGCGAGTGCGCCGCGAATGGCTACGCACAAACCAAAATCCAGCATTGTCATACCGGAATTGTTGGCAAATTCTACAGAGCGATCATCACTAGGATGGCTGTAAATCCATTCACCAAATATAAACACATCTGGTTTGTGATTATACATGTCTCCAGTAAACTCTTGCCAGAACCAAATCGGCATATGTTTGACTGTATCTACCCGCAGTGCATCCACACCCCGGTCTAGCCATTGCTTAATTGCAGACTTGATATATTCCCGGTATTCACTATTATTTTCATTAAAAGTTGCTAGGCCGGAAAGTTCACAGTTCTGCACTTGCCAATCATCTTCCCAATTTTGCACTTCACCATAATGGTGATACCAATGATTGACATCATCATTAAAGTCAGCAATCTTTACGCCATCATCATACAATTCGCCTTTGCTACCACTGGTATCAGGACTGCTATGGTTACAAACAATATCCAGAATTAACTTCATATTCCGCTTATGTAATTCTTCAATTAAGCGGTCAAATGTTGTATTTCTTGTTTCTTGAGTGTTGTTTAAAGAAGGGTCTTCATCCTTACCAATGTAGCGAGGATTTAGCCGCTTAAAATCCTTTGTCCAGTAGCCGTGCATAGCGGCATTACCAACAAATAATTCCTCAACCTGTTCAAACAAAGGAGTTAGCCAAAGGGCCGTAACTCCCATATCTTTTAAATAGTCTAATTTCTCAATGATTCCTTGTAAGTCTCCACCCCAATACTTACCCCAATCTTCCCCTTTGGGGTCATAAAGTTCGGGATTATGGCCTTCGCTATTTTCGCGATCGCCATCAAAAAAGCGGTCTACGACAAGAAAATAAATTGTTTCTTGGCGAAATTCTATATCTCTGGTATAGAGAAATTCTAAGTCTATTTCTGTTTCGGTTGAGGGGGTTTCTACTAACGCTTGTACCTCTGCATTAGCATTGTCAACTTTGTATTGTTCTTCGGAAAATAGTGATGGCGGTGTTTGTACCATAATAAAACGCAATTTTTATGCAATATCAACTATGTATAGACGGAAGAACAAAATCTGTCTTGCCGTATTTCTCTAAACAATAAGCATTATCTAGTTAATTTTTTTTCTAGTACATCTATCTTCAGGTAAGTTGTATTCAAAATGAGTGCAAAGATAAAAGGGAGTAAGGGAGTGAGGATATGTGGTGAAGCGATATTCTTCACTTATGGACAGATATGAGGATATAAATCTAACTATTAATACTACTTCTAGCTATTAATAAATATGTCTTTTGGCGCTAGTAAATTATCTGTGATAACCACCATGATTCTATCTGGAGCATTGTTGAAATGTGTGTAATTGATGACATTTATATTTAGCGACTTTTATAAAGAAATTATTTAACAGGAGGATAATACGTGAGAATTGGCGCTCATTATTTAGGTAACGGAGAGTGTGAGTTTACTGTGTGGTCTCCCACATTAAACAGCTTGGCAGTGCAAATTCTCAAGCCAGAGAAGCAGATAATTCCGCTTAAACCTCTGACAGAGGGATATTGGCAAGTAAAGGTAAATGATGTATATCCTGGTACGCTGTATAAATATCAATTAAATGACTATGAAGCCTTTGCTGATCCCGCTTCCCAGTTTCAACCAGAAGGTGTACATGGGCCTTCTCAAGTTGTGGATCATCAATTTGATTGGACTGATACACAATGGACTGGTATTTCTTTGGAGTCGATGATTTTTTATGAACTCCATGTAGGAACATTTTCACCAGAAGGCACTTTTACGGCTATCATTCCCCGTTTACCAGAATTGAGGGAGTTAGGAATTAACGCGATTGAAATTATGCCGATCGCTCAATTTCCTGGCGATGATCATATCCAGCCTGATTTAGCTTATCGCAACTGGGGATATGATGGCGTTTACCTTTATGCAGTGCAAAATTCTTACGGCAGCCCAGCAGATTTAAAGCAATTTGTCAATGCTTGCCATGAAAATGGGATTGCTGTAGTGCTGGATGTGGTTTATAACCACTTTGGCCCGGAAGGAAATTATATGGGTCAGTTTGCACCCTATTTTACTAGAAGATATAAAACACCTTGGGGCAACGCGATGAATTTCGATGATGCTTATAGTCAAGGTGTGAGGAATTATTTTATTGAAAATGCGCTTTATTGGTTGGGAGAGTTTCATATAGATGCGTTGCGGCTGGATGCGGTGCAAGCAATTTATGATTTAGGTGCAAAGCATTTCTTATGGGAATTAGCGGAAAATGTGCATAAATTCTCGCAAGGTGGGACATGGAAACGCCATTTAATCGCGGAAAGTGACATGAATAACCCCCAAATTGTGCGTCCGCCAGAATTGGGTGGTTATGGAATTGATGCACAGTGGAGTGATGATTTTCACCACGCATTACACGCACTATTAACAGGCGATCGCTTGGGTTATTATCAAGATTTCGGTAATTGTGCGGATTTAGCTAAGGCTTACCAAGATACTTTTGTTTATGATTGGCGGTATGCTCCCCATCGTAACCGATTTCATGGCATCTCTTGCCGCGATCGCCCCTTGTCTCAGTTCTCGGTATGTATCCAAAATCACGACCAAATTGGTAATCAGATGAAGGGGGAACGCTTAGGCGAGCGAATTTCCTTTGCAGGGTTGAAATTAGCGGCTGGTGCTGTTTTGTTATCGCCTTACTTACCGTTGTTGTTTATGGGTGAAGAATATGGCGAAACTGCACCTTTTATATATTTTGTTAGTCATTCAGACCGTGATTTGATTCAGGCGGTACGTGCTGGGCGTAAGGAAGAGTTTGAGCCGTTTCACTATGCGGAAGATCCACCAGATCCTGAAGCGGCGGAGACGTTTTTGCGGTGTAAGCTGAACTGGGAATTGCGTCACCAAGGACAGCATCAGGAATTGTGGAACTGGTATCGTCAGTTAATACATTTACGCAAGACTCATCCGGCGTTGTTGAATTTTGAACGCGACAGTATTGAGGCTACTAGTGATGAGGAGAAGAAGGTTGTTGTGGTACGGCGTTGGTGTGAGTCGAGTCAGGTGATATTGGCGATGAGTTTTAATTCTGCGGCTGTGGGGGTGAGTTTACCTGTTCAGCAGGAGGCGCGGAAGTTGTTGGACTCTGGTTCTGAGGCGGCTGAGGTTTTGTCTGTTGGGGAGGAGGTTGTTTTGCAGCCTTTGAGTTTGGTTTTGTATGAGGTTTGAGAGAGGTTTTTAAACGCGGAGGTGCGCGGAGGTTAGCGCAGAGGTTCGCGGAGTTTTTTGAAGAGGGAGAAATTTCTTCCCCTTTTCCCCCTTTCCCCCTATACCCTAATATTTTATGCGGATACCAAAGGCAACTTATAGGATTCAGTTTACACCCCAGTTTGGGTTTGAGGATGCTAGAGCGATCGCATCTTATTTAGCAGATTTAGGTATTTCTGATTTATACGCTTCGCCTATTTTTAAGGCGAGAACTGGTAGTACACATGGTTATGATGTGGTTGATGGTTCGCAGTTAAATCCCCAGTTAGGTACTCGTGAAAATTTTGAGGCCTTGGTGGCTGAGGTACAATCTCTTAGTCTGGGTTGGCTACAAGATATTGTGCCGAATCACATGGCTTATAGTAGCGAAAATCCATATTTAATGGATGTGTTGGAACACGGCCCAGATTCTAGCTACACCGACTATTTTGATGTCTGTTGGAACTCACCGTTTGCTAATAGTCAAGAGCGGATTCTTGCGCCTTTGTTGGGTGATTTTTATGGTGAAGCCCTAGAAAAAGGTGATATTCAACTGCAATATGAGCAGAATGGGTTGACTGTTAATTATTACAGCCTTAAATTGCCGTTGCGATTGGAGTCTTATACTAAGTTTATTTCATATAATTTAGGTAAGCTTACACGTACATTAGGCAGAAATCATCCTGATTTTATTAAACTTCTGGGCATTCTCTACATTCTCAAAAGTGTACCTTCAGAAGTTACTGGAAAACAGCGTCAAGACCAAATCGCTTTTATTAAGGGTTTGATTTGGGAACTCTACAATAACAATGAAGATATACACGATTTCATTGAGGAGAATCTGAAAACCTTCAATGGGGAACCTGGTAATTCTGAAAGTTTCAACTTACTAGACGACTTACTTAACGACCAGTTTTATCGCCTCGCTTTTTGGAAGGTTGGCGCTGAGGAAATGAACTATCGCCGCTTCTTTACTGTTAATGAGTTGATTTCTGTTAAGGTTGAGGAGTTGCGCGTATTTAACAATACCCATAGTTTAATTTACGAGTTAGTAGAGCAAGGAATTTTTACAGGCTTAAGAATTGACCACATTGATGGACTTTATCACCCCACGCAGTATTTAGAAAGATTGCAAGAGAAGATGGGTGATGTTTATATTACTGTGGAGAAGATTCTAGAATTAACGGAAGATTTACCAGAAAATTGGCAAATACAAGGTACATCAGGATATGATTTCTTAAATTATGTCAATGGTGTATTTTGCCAAAGCGAAAATAAATCAGCGTTTGATAAGATATACCACTCATTTATCGGTTCGCGCGTTGATTATCCTTCACTTGTAAGAGAGAAAAAGCGTCTGATAATAGAAAAGAACTTAGCAGGCGATGTGGATAATTTAGCAGTTCTGTTAAAGAATATTTCCAGCAAATACCGCTATGCTAATGACTTTACACTCAATGGGTTAAAAAGAGCGATCGCAGAAGTTCTAACCTTCTTCCCCATTTACCGGACTTACATCACACCCGATGGTATTTCCGACACTGATAAAGTCTGCATTCAAACAGTAATTAACACGGCGAAAAAACAAGTACCTTTGTTACAGCATGAAATGACCTTCTTAGAAAAAGTCATGCTGTTACAATTCGATGATTCCCTTACTCAAACTGAACGGGAACAGTGGATATATTTTGTCTTGCGAATGCAGCAATACACAGGCCCCCTCATGGCTAAAGGTGTAGAAGATACTACTTTATATGTCTACAACCGTCTCATATCACTCAATGAAGTCGGCGGAAATCCCAGCCATTTTGGCATTACTATTGATCAATTCCATCACTTCAACCAACAACACCAAGCCAAATGGCCTCATACCATGAACGCCACAGCTACCCATGATACCAAGCGCGGCGAAGATGTGAGAGCGAGGTTAAATGTGTTGTCGGAAATTCCCCAGGAGTGGGAACAGCAGGTAAATAACTGGAGTGAACTTAATCAAGCACATCGTGGCTTAGTTGATCACAACGATGAATATTTCCTCTATCAAACCCTAGTAGGCGCATTTCCCTTTGCAGAACACGAACAAGCTTCTTTCGTGCAGAGAGTACAAGAATACTTAATTAAATCGATTCGAGAAGCAAAAGTACATACCGCTTGGCTGCGTCCTGATAACGAATACGAAGAAGCTTGTACTTCGTTCATTCAGAAAGTGCTTGACCCCAATATCTCCAAGCAATTTTTAGAAACCTTCCGCCCATTCCAAGAAAAAATCGCCGAATACGGGATATATAACTCCCTTTCCCAAACTTTACTAAAAATTGCTGCACCCGGTGTTCCCGACTTCTACCAAGGAACCGAACTTTGGGAATTAAGCTTAGTTGATCCTGATAACCGCCGTCCAGTAGATTTTGAATCCCGCCGTGGATATCTCAGCACCATCCAAGAACAAATCAAAACAGATATCCTTGGCTTAATTCAAGACTTACTCAACCACAAAACCGACGGTAGAATCAAACTCTTTTTAACCTACCAAGCCCTCAAAGCCAGAAACCAATACCTGTCACTATTCCAAGACGGGGAATACAAACCCTTAGAAGTCCACGGAACCCACGCCAACCATATAATAGCCTTCGCCAGAAAACAAGGAGACAAAACAGCCGTCACCATCGTTCCCCGTTTCCTCACCACCCTAGTCCCACCCGGACAATCCCCAATAGGCGAGTCAGTATGGCAAGATACACACCTCCAACTCCCCGCCAAAACCTGTTACAACCCCCTCACTCAGCAAACCCTACAAACTGACAACACCCTACCCATATCACAAGCCCTCTCTCACCTCCCAGTAGCCTTATTAATCTCTGAGTAGCTAATACAACAGGGGGAACCTCTCATTCCCCCTCCTCCTCCTTCTTTGCGTACCTCCGCGCTAACCTCCGCGTCCCTCTGCGTTAAAAAATATGACCCAGCAACTAACTAACCCCCCCATCACCGCCGTCCGCACCTACATCAAAAAAACCTGGAAAACCCTCACCCGTTCCCACGAACACCTACTAGAATCAGCCCAAGACACCAAACTCGAACACCCACCGAACACCCCCTGGCTTGTCTACATCTCCCCCCAAGAAGACTGTAATACAGTCAAGTCAGTATTAGAGCGATCGCTATCTGCAAAAGAAATGCAGCAAATAGAAATCCGCACTCTACCCAACGAAGCTTCAGCCATTGAGGAACACGGACTGTTATATCTTCCCGGCCCCTACGTCGTCCCCGGTGGACGCTTCAACGAAATGTACGGCTGGGACAGCTACTTTATCTTATTAGGACTTTTGCGAGATGAAGAATGGGAACTAGCCCAAAGTCAAGTAGAACAACTACTTTACCAAGTACAGCATTACGGTACAATCCTCAACGCTAACCGTACTTATATGCTGTCGCGATCGCAACCCCCCGTCCTCAGCCTGATGGTGCTGGCTTTATTCCAATACACCCAAGATCAAGCATGGCTTAAATCAACCTTGCCATTGCTAGAACAATTTTACTATTTTTGGGTAGTACCACCCCATCTCAACCCGAACACAGGCTTATCCCGATACTTTGCTTTAGGCGAAGGCCCAGCACCAGAAGTATTATTTTCCGAACTCGACGAGGAAGGACGCAGCCATTACGAACGAGTCAAGGAGTATTACAAAACAGTTGAGATTGATGATTATGATGTCAGCCTGTTTTATGACAAAGAAACAGACGAACTAACAGACTTATTTTATAAAGGCGATCGCACCATGCGCGAGTCTGGTTTTGATATCACCAACCGCTTTGGCCCCTTCAGCATCGATATCATCCATTATGCGCCTGTTTGCTTGAACAGCTTGCTTTATCAAATGGAACAAGACATAGCGCAAATTTACGAGATTTTAGGAAATGCAGAACTAGGACAACAATGGAGCGATCGCGCCAATCTTCGCCGTGAACGTATCAATCAATACCTTTGGGATGAAGAAAAAGGACTGTATTTAGACTATAGCTTCCACAGTAACAAACGCCGTAATTATGAATTTGCCACCACCTTCTACCCCTTGTGGACAGGATTAGCTTCCCCAGAACAAGCCCAAAGTATTGTAAAAAATCTGACATTATTTTCTGCACCAGGAGGAATTTTAACTAGTACCCACGTTACAGGGAATCAATGGGACGCGCCTTTTGGCTGGGCCCCACTAACCTTAATTGCTGTCCAAGGACTCCACCGCTACGGATATCATACCGAAGCAGAAGACATCGCTCAAAAATTCCTCAACATGGCTATTCAAGAATTTAAC
Above is a genomic segment from Nostoc sp. MS1 containing:
- a CDS encoding trehalase family glycosidase: MTQQLTNPPITAVRTYIKKTWKTLTRSHEHLLESAQDTKLEHPPNTPWLVYISPQEDCNTVKSVLERSLSAKEMQQIEIRTLPNEASAIEEHGLLYLPGPYVVPGGRFNEMYGWDSYFILLGLLRDEEWELAQSQVEQLLYQVQHYGTILNANRTYMLSRSQPPVLSLMVLALFQYTQDQAWLKSTLPLLEQFYYFWVVPPHLNPNTGLSRYFALGEGPAPEVLFSELDEEGRSHYERVKEYYKTVEIDDYDVSLFYDKETDELTDLFYKGDRTMRESGFDITNRFGPFSIDIIHYAPVCLNSLLYQMEQDIAQIYEILGNAELGQQWSDRANLRRERINQYLWDEEKGLYLDYSFHSNKRRNYEFATTFYPLWTGLASPEQAQSIVKNLTLFSAPGGILTSTHVTGNQWDAPFGWAPLTLIAVQGLHRYGYHTEAEDIAQKFLNMAIQEFNKYGFFVEKYDVERCSAQVSDEISFGYSSNEIGFGWTNGVILELLANNTNTL